A window of the Hordeum vulgare subsp. vulgare chromosome 5H, MorexV3_pseudomolecules_assembly, whole genome shotgun sequence genome harbors these coding sequences:
- the LOC123398445 gene encoding uncharacterized protein LOC123398445: MCMDRSPVPAKKIWLAIASRLGLRPTAGLRKLRKEVRTCEYRDVHIMWEMLREMDYPVPLEEKEAAAAAAVAAAAGARKKKAAWSRFLYYCCAF; the protein is encoded by the exons ATGTGCATGGACCGATCACCGGTGCCGGCCAAGAAGATCTGGCTTGCCATCGCCtcccgcctcggcctccggccAACAGCTG GGCTGAGGAAGCTGAGGAAGGAGGTGAGGACGTGCGAGTACCGCGACGTGCACATCATGTGGGAGATGCTGAGGGAGATGGACTACCCGGTGCCCCTCGAGGAGAaggaggccgccgccgccgcggctgTCGCGGCGGCCGCCGGCGCcaggaagaagaaggcggcgtggAGCCGCTTCCTCTACTACTGCTGCGCGTTCTGA